The Pocillopora verrucosa isolate sample1 chromosome 14, ASM3666991v2, whole genome shotgun sequence genome has a segment encoding these proteins:
- the LOC131789717 gene encoding E3 ubiquitin-protein ligase RNF14, producing the protein MSDGEQQEDELLALASIYDERIFNQSSEEKGGQFNVFLELPKPFKLKIQSRSLPKHFTRKEIEASKNTADAAQNTRNYEILEAEYLPPIVLNFRFPEDYPSSSPPLFTLSCKWLTVFQLSKLCKCLDDIWAEDDGGEVILFRWTQFLLDETLATLNVGSPFPLQYKRAHAQSNKKRRGDPRAFQDVASHNKLVGAILEYNQQEKERVFCSSYFTCNVCFSEKPGSLCMEFHDCGHVYCVDCLAGYFKVQIEDGAVKALNCPSEKCESQALPSQVKQLVSPELFAKYDRFLLQYSLDGMADIVYCPRPSCQTAVMLESESSMGVCPLCSFAFCAFCKHTYHGVSPCEIKGSDARKLTEEYSAASREDKELLEKRYGKRKLQRLLDEVVSEEWLDANAKQCPCCKASIQKIDGCNKMTCLKCRTYFCWLCMANLPRSNPYQHFNSPGSGCFNRLFEGIDVDEDEDDDDWWF; encoded by the exons ATGTCCGACGGCGAGCAGCAGGAGGATGAATTACTTGCCTTAGCTTCAATTTACGACGAAAGAATCTTTAATCAGTCATCAGAGGAGAAGGGAGGCCAGTTTAATGTATTCCTGGAGTTGCCTAAAcctttcaaactgaaaatacaaTCTAGATCTCTACCAAAACATTTTACGAGGAAGGAGATCGAAGCTTCCAAAAATACTGCAGACGCAGCGCAAAATACCAGGAACTACGAGATATTAGAGGCAGAGTACCTTCCTCCGATTGTGTTGAATTTTAGATTTCCTGAAGATTACCCTTCGAGTAGCCCTCCACTGTTTACGTTATCATGCAAGTGGTTAACTGTCTTTCAG CTGTCCAAGTTGTGTAAATGTCTTGATGACATTTGGGCTGAAGATGATGGAGGAGAAGTAATCCTTTTCAGATGGACACAATTTCTCCTTGATGAAACTCTGGCAACGTTAAATGTTGGCAGTCCATTCCCTTTGCAGTACAAGAGGGCCCATGCACagagcaacaaaaaaagaagaggagatCCAAGAGCTTTCCAAGATGTTGCCTCACACAATAAATTGGTTGGTGCTATTTTAGAGTACAACcaacaagaaaaggaaagagtttTTTGCAGCAGCTATTTTACATGTAATGTTTGCTTCAGTGAAAAACCGGGATCACTTTGCATGGAATTCCATGACTGTGGGCATGTGTACTGTGTGGATTGCCTTGCAGGCTACTTTAAGGTACAGATCGAGGATGGGGCAGTGAAAGCGCTGAACTGTCCTTCAGAAAAGTGTGAATCTCAAGCTTTGCCCTCTCAGGTTAAGCAGCTTGTTAGTCCTGAATTGTTTGCAAAGTATGACAGATTTTTGCTACAGTACAGCCTTGATGGAATGGCAGATATAGTTTACTGTCCTCGGCCCTCATGTCAGACTGCTGTCATGCTAGAAAGTGAATCATCCATGGGTGTTTGTCCACTGTGTTCCTTTGCTTTTTGTGCATTTTGCAAGCATACTTACCATGGGGTTTCTCCTTGTGAAATTAAGGGTAGTGATGCAAGGAAGCTAACAGAAGAATACTCTGCAGCTTCTAGAGAAGACAAAGAATTGTTAGAAAAACGTTATGGGAAACGAAAGCTTCAGAGGTTGTTGGATGAAGTGGTCTCGGAAGAATGGCTAGATGCTAATGCAAAGCAATGCCCATGTTGCAAAGCAAGCATTCAAAAGATTGATGGCTGTAACAAAATGACATGTCTAAAATGTCGGACATACTTCTGTTGGCTGTGCATGGCAAACCTACCACGCAGTAATCCATACCAGCATTTCAACTCTCCAGGTAGTGGCTGTTTCAACAGGTTGTTTGAGGGTATTGATGTGGATGAGGATGAGGACGATGATGACTGGTGGTTTTGA
- the LOC131789718 gene encoding uncharacterized protein — protein MPARKLTVYVSMAVGITGLSVLGIILQIRRKRCSELHTFSSMLRQHLEYCIFSLFGTRMTRKLEKDSISFIQVQEETLLKILKSNADTEYGLKYNFGGINDKAKYVSQHPLTRYKHYESYIEKISEGEKNVLTAKDPYQLGVTSGTSGKSSLLPTTNDIPRIFFTNGVLVGINTMFEAYPGSYQLQKSLKFFYSPKWCYTSSGLPIGPNSSSPSNSQRILHLYTTPKAGFDIMTEPETLYIHLLFALKDRNLGILEANFAQLVYSGLLALEAQWKSLVEDVELGRVNPILNIKEDVRSKLDSLLKPDKERAVELEREFTNGFDGIVRRVWPHINLVLACSTGSSELYASKLKEKYLGDVPIYSPFYGSTEGLIGVNLWPQETTPVYMLVPRAMFFEFIPVEESSQEQPKTLFGENTEVGKLYELVVTNPSGLYRYRIGDVVKIARFHNSCPVVEFQYRQGQILNVRAEKTSERVLYDALTAALGEEGQKLQMVDYTCAESVMFSTQNHVMSDELKSVAPFYALFIELSDTELKEDDIKGLEQKIDEALCRFSPVYESFRRKGSISCLKLFAVREGTFCELRQYLLRKNPAAANQIKIPRVVKTKETLDILLRNRTM, from the exons atgccGGCTAGAAAGTTAACGGTTTACGTTAGTATGGCTGTAGGAATAACTGGACTGTCAGTCTTAGGAATCATTCTCCAAATTCGGCGAAAGAGATGTTCTGAGCTGCACACGTTTAGTTCGATGCTACGACAACATTTAGAGTACTGCATATTTTCCCTCTTCGGGACGAGAATGACACGAAAGTTGGAAAAAGACAGCATCAGTTTCATCCAAGTACAAGAAGAAACGTTGCTTAAGATTCTTAAGAGCAACGCTGATACGGAATATGGACTAAAGTACAATTTTGGTGGCATTAACGACAAGGCCAAGTATGTCAGTCAACACCCGCTGACGAGATACAAGCACTACGAATCTTATATAG AAAAGATCTCTGAGGGTGAGAAGAATGTTCTCACTGCAAAGGACCCTTACCAGCTGGGTGTCACCTCTGGAACCTCGGGCAAAAGCAGTCTACTTCCAACTACGAATGACATCCCTCGCATCTTTTTCACCAATGGTGTACTTGTTGGTATAAATACTATGTTTGAGGCCTATCCTGGG TCCTACCAGCTGCAGAAAAGCTTGAAGTTCTTTTATTCACCTAAGTGGTGCTACACATCCTCAGGCCTGCCCATTGGTCCAAATTCCTCTTCACCTAGCAACTCACAACGAATCCTCCATCTCTACACCACGCCAAAAGCAGGTTTTGACATCATGACTGAACCAGAGACCCTGTATATTCACTTGCTGTTTGCTTTAAAGGATCGAAATCTTGGCATTTTGGAGGCAAATTTTGCTCAGCTGGTGTATTCAGGGCTTCTTGCACTTGAGGCTCAGTGGAAGTCACTCGTGGAGGATGTTGAACTTGGAAGGGTGAATCCAATTTTGAACATCAAGGAAGATGTGAGAAG TAAACTAGATAGTCTCCTCAAACCTGACAAAGAACGAGCTGTGGAACTGGAGAGAGAATTTACAAATGGATTTGATGGAATTGTGAGGAGGGTATGGCCACATATTAACTTAGTCCTGGCTTGCTCAACAG GTTCATCAGAGCTGTATGCCAGCAAACTTAAGGAGAAATATTTGGGAGACGTGCCAATTTACTCGCCGTTTTACGGATCTACTGAAGGTTTGATCGGAGTTAATCTGTGGCCACAAGAAACGACCCCAGTTTACATGCTAGTGCCCCGCGCAATGTTCTTTGAGTTCATTCCAGTGGAAGAAAGCAGTCAAGAACAGCCGAAG ACGCTGTTTGGTGAAAACACAGAAGTTGGAAAACTTTATGAGTTGGTAGTGACAAACCCTAGTGGATTGTACCGTTACAGAATCGGAGATGTTGTCAAGATTGCTCGTTTTCACAACAGTTGCCCTGTAGTAGAATTCCAGTATCGTCAAGGGCAAATACTCAATGTTCGAGCCGAAAAAACGTCCGAGCGCGTTCTCTACGACGCACTGACGGCCGCACTTGGCGAGGAAGGACAGAAGCTTCAGATGGTAGATTACACATGCGCGGAAAGCGTTATGTTTAGCACGCAGAATCACGTAATGAGTGATGAACTAAAAAGTGTGGCGCCATTTTATGCTTTGTTTATAGAATTGAGTGACACGGAACTGAAGGAAGATGATATAAAAGGTCTTGAACAGAAG ATCGACGAGGCGTTATGTAGATTCAGTCCTGTTTATGAGTCGTTTAGACGCAAGGGAAGCATATCTTGCTTAAAACTCTTCGCAGTTAGAGAAGGAACATTTTGCGAACTGCGACAATATCTGCTCCGCAAGAATCCTGCGGCGGctaatcaaataaaaatacCGCGAGTTGTGAAGACGAAAGAGACGCTCGACATCTTGTTGAGAAATAGGACAATGTAA